A single window of Pyrus communis chromosome 10, drPyrComm1.1, whole genome shotgun sequence DNA harbors:
- the LOC137748217 gene encoding FCS-Like Zinc finger 13 — protein sequence MLKFAKRPFPMIGKISELLVSGNRAGFSDTETSPRSPLDLKMQPSPSPRGLKSYDVGGVGLGILAALEKSAHNGREILAKYGVFCPNRNRSDPIPVNSGKNSDGFSSRGGQEFEEDSLENYTYVTLRGQNKPCTKVYYDGGDCAGSAMHCRTGYGGLTICDDDLESSVFPTSDFLSCCHLCKKSLHGKDIYMYRGEKAFCSTECRSTQIIADERKEQCRSEALRSADASRSSCSREEIIFSTGILVI from the exons ATGTTGAAGTTTGCCAAGAGACCTTTCCCGATGATCGGAAAGATATCGGAACTCCTAGTTTCCGGCAACCGTGCCGGGTTTTCCGACACGGAGACAAGCCCTAGAAGTCCACTGGACCTCAAGATGCAACCTTCTCCAAGTCCTAGAGGCTTGAAGAGCTATGACGTTGGCGGTGTAGGGTTGGGCATATTAGCTGCCTTGGAAAAATCAGCCCATAACGGACGTGAAATATTGGCAAAATACGGCGTGTTCTGTCCGAACAGGAACCGGTCCGACCCGATTCCGGTGAACTCGGGTAAAAACAGTGATGGGTTTTCGTCAAGAGGTGGCCAAGAATTTGAGGAAGATAGTCTGGAGAATTATACTTACGTGACTCTTCGTGGACAAAACAAGCCGTGTACGAAGGTGTACTATGACGGAGGTGACTGCGCGGGAAGTGCCATGCACTGCCGTACCGGTTACGGTGGTTTGACTATATGTGACGATGATCTTGAAAGCTCGGTTTTTCCGACGTCGGATTTTCTCAGTTGCTGCCATTTGTGCAAGAAAAGCCTTCATGGAAAGGACATATACATGTACAG AGGAGAAAAGGCATTTTGTAGCACAGAATGTCGGTCAACCCAGATAATTGCCGATGAGAGGAAAGAGCAGTGCAGATCAGAAGCTTTGAGATCTGCAGATGCTTCGAGATCATCGTGTTCGAGAGAGGAGATCATCTTCTCTACTGGGATTCTTGTGATTTAA
- the LOC137748935 gene encoding ethylene-responsive transcription factor ERF017, whose translation MSNHFSKIFDTSSSSSSMLNQTSGEPSERNDVKYKGVRKRKWGKWVSEIRLPNSRERIWLGSYDTPEKAARAFDAALFCLRGRTAKFNFPDNPPDIPGGRSLSPAEIQVEAARFANSEIPRSHQSMSAPQAECQSMSELQAESQSPSLSEGSGTAFMDTDFQVTPNESFSDLFGTFGSGNYATEYGLFPGFDEMNGQFFSPASAAPTPAVDYYAEENLDGQFFNPAQESFLWNF comes from the coding sequence ATGTCAAACCACTTCTCCAAAATTTTTGAtacgtcgtcgtcgtcgtcgtccaTGTTGAACCAGACGAGCGGGGAGCCCTCCGAGCGAAACGACGTGAAGTACAAGGGCGTCCGCAAGCGCAAGTGGGGCAAATGGGTGTCGGAAATCCGCCTCCCCAACAGCCGCGAGAGAATCTGGTTGGGATCCTATGACACGCCAGAGAAGGCGGCGCGTGCCTTCGACGCGGCACTATTTTGCTTACGTGGTCGCACCGCCAAGTTTAATTTCCCCGACAACCCGCCGGATATTCCTGGGGGAAGGTCGCTGAGCCCTGCCGAGATCCAAGTCGAGGCGGCGAGGTTCGCGAATTCGGAGATTCCGAGGAGCCACCAGTCCATGTCGGCGCCGCAGGCTGAGTGTCAGTCGATGTCGGAGTTGCAGGCGGAGTCTCAGTCTCCGTCCCTGTCGGAGGGCAGTGGGACCGCCTTCATGGACACTGATTTTCAAGTGACTCCAAACGAGTCGTTTTCGGACCTGTTTGGGACATTCGGGTCGGGTAATTACGCCACGGAGTACGGTTTGTTTCCGGGATTTGATGAAATGAACGGTCAGTTTTTCAGTCCAGCTTCGGCGGCGCCAACGCCGGCCGTTGATTACTACGCGGAAGAGAACTTGGACGGTCAGTTTTTCAATCCGGCCCAGGAGTCTTTCCTCTGGAATTTCTAG
- the LOC137748272 gene encoding protein TIFY 10A: protein MSSSSETAEVSGQRGMRTAEKPSNFTQTCSMLCQYLKEKASFGDLNLDMAGNNMQQSNRGTPEMFRPKAPPMNFFPFMENSRNMPTAATDFKSMDLFPQQAGFGPSAPTPREEVPKMADSSVKKSAPGEPQKAQMTIFYGGQVIVYNDFPADKAKEVMLLASKESSQSHTAPASPPANTNNVFASHLGKSPINSSSSVPPSANMFPNLGNQAIQEGVKPPPRPVVCDLPIARKASLHRFLEKRKDRLNTLAPYQTSSPASGPAKPTENKSWLGLAAQQTPMI from the exons ATGTCGAGTTCGTCGGAGACTGCGGAGGTTTCAGGCCAGAGAGGGATGAGGACGGCGGAGAAGCCGTCGAACTTCACTCAGACATGCAGCATGCTTTGCCAGTACCTCAAGGAGAAAGCCAGCTTTGGAGATCTGAATCTTGACATGGCAGGCAACAACATGCAACAATCTAATC GAGGAACACCTGAGATGTTTCGTCCGAAAGCCCCACCCATGAACTTCTTTCCATTTATGGAAAATTCTCGGAACATGCCAACTGCGGCTACAGACTTCAAGTCCATGGATTTGTTTCCTCAACAAGCTGGTTTTGGTCCCTCTGCCCCCACTCCCAGAGAAGAGGTCCCCAAGATGGCCGACTCTAG TGTGAAGAAATCTGCTCCTGGAGAGCCTCAGAAGGCGCAAATGACTATCTTTTATGGTGGACAAGTAATCGTGTACAACGATTTTCCGGCGGACAAGGCCAAGGAAGTCATGCTCTTAGCAAGCAAGGAGAGTTCTCAGAGCCACACCGCTCCGGCTTCACCTCCGGCCAATACTAACAATGTCTTTGCCTCTCATTTGGGCAAGAGTCCCATTAATTCCAGCAGTTCAGTTCCTCCGAGCGCCAACATGTTTCCTAACCTTGGCAATCAAGCGATTCAGGAGGGTGTCAAACCACCCCCTCGACCCGTTGTTTGTG ATCTTCCGATTGCAAGGAAAGCTTCGCTTCATCGATTCCTCGAGAAGAGAAAGGATAG GCTCAACACCCTAGCACCGTACCAAACGAGCAGCCCTGCATCCGGCCCGGCGAAGCCAACCGAAAACAAGTCATGGTTAGGGTTGGCTGCCCAGCAAACCCCAATGATATGA
- the LOC137746796 gene encoding 20 kDa chaperonin, chloroplastic-like: MAAAQLTASSISARSLASFEGLRPSNLKFGSPACVCLVNHRSFRGLAVKAATTVAPKYTSIKPLGDRVLVKIKTVEEKTGGGILLPTTAQTKPQGGEVVAVGEGKTIGKTKVGISVETGAEVVYSKYAGTEVEFNGAKHLILKDDDIVGILETEDVKDLKPLNDRVLIKVAEAELKTAGGLLLTEASKEKPSIGTVIAVGPGTLDEEGNRKPPSISQGSTVLYSKYAGNDFKGKDGTEYIALRASDVIAILS, encoded by the exons atggcagCAGCTCAGCTGACCGCGTCGTCGATCTCGGCCAGGAGTTTGGCTTCGTTTGAAGGGCTCAGACCTTCAAACCTCAAGTTCGGGTCTCCGGCATGTGTCTGTCTTGTCAACCACCGCTCCTTCCGTGGCCTCGCTGTCAAGGCCGCCACTACAGTCGCTCCCAAG TACACTTCAATTAAGCCTTTGGGCGACAGAGTGCTTGTGAAGATCaagactgtggaagagaagacCGGCGGTGGAATTTTACTTCCAACCACAGCTCAGACAAAGCCTCAAGGAGGTGAAGTTGTTGCTGTCGGAGAGGGTAAAACAATTGGGAAGACAAAAGTGGGCATCAGTGTGGAG ACAGGTGCTGAAGTTGTATACTCCAAGTATGCTGGGACAGAGGTGGAGTTCAATGGTGCGAAGCATCTTATCCTGAAGGATGATGACATAGTCGGTATTCTTGAAACCGAAGATGTGAAGGATCTCAAGCCTTTGAATGATAGAGTTCTAATCAAG GTTGCCGAGGCCGAGTTAAAGACTGCCGGAGGTTTGTTGCTGACAGAGGCTAGCAAGGAGAAGCCCTCCATTGGCACG GTGATTGCCGTCGGACCCGGTACTCTTGATGAGGAAGGAAACAGGAAACCACCATCCATATCCCAGGGAAGCACAGTTTTGTACTCCAAGTATGCAGGGAATGACTTCAAGGGCAAAGACGGTACTGAGTACATAGCTTTGAGAGCTTCGGATGTCATCGCCATACTTTCTTAG
- the LOC137746795 gene encoding oligouridylate-binding protein 1-like isoform X2 — MQEVFASTGPLEGCKLIRKDKSSYGFVDYFDRRSAALAIVTLNGRHLFGQPIKVNWAYASSQREDTSGHFNIFVGDLSPEVTDATLFACFSGYSSCSDARVMWDQKTGRSRGFGFVSFRNQQEAQSAINDLNGKWLGSRQIRCNWATKGATSSDDKQSSDSKSVVELTNGTSEDGQEKPNEDAPENNPQYTTVYVGNLSPEVTSVDLHRHFHGLGAGVIEDVRVQRDKGFGFVRYSTHSEAAVAIQLGNARFLCGKPIKCSWGSKPTPPGTSSTPLPPPAAVHIPGFSAADLVAYERQMALSKMGGAQALMLPQGQHALKAAMGMGAGASQAIYDGGYQNLATTQQLMYYQ, encoded by the exons ATGCAAGAAGTTTTTGCCAGTACTGGTCCACTTGAAGGATGCAAGCTCATAAGGAAGGATAAG TCATCCTATGGATTTGTTGACTACTTCGATCGTAGGTCAGCTGCTCTTGCTATTGTGACCCTTAATGGCAGGCATCT ATTTGGGCAGCCGATTAAAGTTAATTGGGCATATGCAAGTAGTCAGAGAGAGGATACATCAG gtcattttaatatttttgttggtGATCTTAGCCCTGAGGTTACTGATGCTACACTGTTTGCATGCTTTTCTGGTTATTCCAGTTGTTC AGATGCTAGAGTTATGTGGGATCAGAAAACTGGGCGTTCAAGGGGCTTTGGGTTTGTTTCTTTCCGAAATCAGCAG GAGGCCCAAAGTGCAATTAATGACTTAAATG GAAAGTGGCTTGGAAGTAGACAGATTCGGTGCAATTGGGCCACAAAAGGTGCTACTTCCAGTGATGACAAGCAGAGTTCTGATTCTAAAAGTGTTGTAGAGCTGACGAATGGAACATCAG AAGATGGTCAGGAGAAGCCTAATGAAGATGCTCCAGAGAACAATCCTCAGTATACTACAGTTTATGTGGGCAATCTATCTCCTGAG GTTACTTCAGTTGACCTCCATCGTCATTTCCATGGCCTTGGTGCGGGAGTTATTGAAGATGTTCGGGTGCAGCGAGATAAAGGTTTTGGGTTTGTGAGATACAGTACCCATTCTGAAGCAGCTGTAGCTATCCAGTTGGGGAATGCTAGGTTTCTGTGTGGCAAACCAATTAAG TGTTCATGGGGCAGCAAGCCTACTCCACCAGGGACAAGCTCGACCCCCCTACCGCCACCAGCTGCAGTTCACATTCCAGGTTTCTCAGCCGCTGACCTTGTGGCCTATGAAAGACAAATGGCATTGAGCAAAATGGGTGGTGCCCAAGCCCTCATGCTTCCGCAGGGTCAGCATGCACTGAAGGCAGCTATGGGGATGGGTGCTGGAGCTAGTCAGGCCATATACGACGGTGGTTACCAGAATTTAGCAACAACTCAGCAACTCATGTACTACCAGTAA
- the LOC137746795 gene encoding oligouridylate-binding protein 1-like isoform X1, whose protein sequence is MQQQRFKQQAMMQQSLYQHPALLGAPQIEPILSGNLPPGFDSSTCRSVYVGNIHPQVTEPLMQEVFASTGPLEGCKLIRKDKSSYGFVDYFDRRSAALAIVTLNGRHLFGQPIKVNWAYASSQREDTSGHFNIFVGDLSPEVTDATLFACFSGYSSCSDARVMWDQKTGRSRGFGFVSFRNQQEAQSAINDLNGKWLGSRQIRCNWATKGATSSDDKQSSDSKSVVELTNGTSEDGQEKPNEDAPENNPQYTTVYVGNLSPEVTSVDLHRHFHGLGAGVIEDVRVQRDKGFGFVRYSTHSEAAVAIQLGNARFLCGKPIKCSWGSKPTPPGTSSTPLPPPAAVHIPGFSAADLVAYERQMALSKMGGAQALMLPQGQHALKAAMGMGAGASQAIYDGGYQNLATTQQLMYYQ, encoded by the exons ATGCAACAGCAGAGGTTCAAGCAGCAAGCCATGATGCAGCAGTCGCTATACCAACACCCTGCCCTCTTAGGCGCCCCTCAG ataGAGCCTATCTTGAGTGGAAATCTGCCTCCTGGGTTTGATTCGAGTACTTGCCGCAGTGT TTATGTCGGAAATATTCACCCACAAGTTACCGAACCCCTTATGCAAGAAGTTTTTGCCAGTACTGGTCCACTTGAAGGATGCAAGCTCATAAGGAAGGATAAG TCATCCTATGGATTTGTTGACTACTTCGATCGTAGGTCAGCTGCTCTTGCTATTGTGACCCTTAATGGCAGGCATCT ATTTGGGCAGCCGATTAAAGTTAATTGGGCATATGCAAGTAGTCAGAGAGAGGATACATCAG gtcattttaatatttttgttggtGATCTTAGCCCTGAGGTTACTGATGCTACACTGTTTGCATGCTTTTCTGGTTATTCCAGTTGTTC AGATGCTAGAGTTATGTGGGATCAGAAAACTGGGCGTTCAAGGGGCTTTGGGTTTGTTTCTTTCCGAAATCAGCAG GAGGCCCAAAGTGCAATTAATGACTTAAATG GAAAGTGGCTTGGAAGTAGACAGATTCGGTGCAATTGGGCCACAAAAGGTGCTACTTCCAGTGATGACAAGCAGAGTTCTGATTCTAAAAGTGTTGTAGAGCTGACGAATGGAACATCAG AAGATGGTCAGGAGAAGCCTAATGAAGATGCTCCAGAGAACAATCCTCAGTATACTACAGTTTATGTGGGCAATCTATCTCCTGAG GTTACTTCAGTTGACCTCCATCGTCATTTCCATGGCCTTGGTGCGGGAGTTATTGAAGATGTTCGGGTGCAGCGAGATAAAGGTTTTGGGTTTGTGAGATACAGTACCCATTCTGAAGCAGCTGTAGCTATCCAGTTGGGGAATGCTAGGTTTCTGTGTGGCAAACCAATTAAG TGTTCATGGGGCAGCAAGCCTACTCCACCAGGGACAAGCTCGACCCCCCTACCGCCACCAGCTGCAGTTCACATTCCAGGTTTCTCAGCCGCTGACCTTGTGGCCTATGAAAGACAAATGGCATTGAGCAAAATGGGTGGTGCCCAAGCCCTCATGCTTCCGCAGGGTCAGCATGCACTGAAGGCAGCTATGGGGATGGGTGCTGGAGCTAGTCAGGCCATATACGACGGTGGTTACCAGAATTTAGCAACAACTCAGCAACTCATGTACTACCAGTAA